The following proteins come from a genomic window of Limosilactobacillus reuteri:
- a CDS encoding HAD-IA family hydrolase, whose protein sequence is MNKMAQKIENFIFDIDGTLIDTIDMYMPAMIDTLAQHGHPVAPDKVEQTKHDLFGITGQDALRLAGISEDEIPAIQQDWFKLAYQRADQVKVIEGIPEMLNTLANREDAKIAIATSKLADEYQEYFVNKYDFAKLFKVAITSADTKRHKPAPDPILAAMDKMGADPATAVYIGDTINDMKAAHAAGAKFAGALYSSANPDSIKDADFPLMKPADLLEI, encoded by the coding sequence ATGAATAAAATGGCACAGAAGATTGAGAATTTTATTTTTGATATTGACGGCACTTTAATTGATACTATTGATATGTATATGCCAGCAATGATTGATACGTTAGCTCAACACGGTCACCCAGTTGCACCCGATAAAGTAGAGCAAACTAAGCATGATTTATTTGGTATTACCGGACAAGATGCCCTCCGTCTTGCTGGAATTAGTGAGGATGAGATCCCAGCGATTCAACAAGACTGGTTTAAGCTAGCTTATCAACGTGCTGACCAAGTAAAAGTAATTGAAGGAATTCCGGAAATGCTTAATACCCTTGCCAATCGTGAAGATGCAAAGATCGCCATCGCAACTTCCAAACTCGCTGACGAATACCAAGAATACTTCGTTAACAAATATGACTTTGCAAAGTTATTTAAGGTTGCCATTACGTCTGCGGACACTAAAAGGCATAAGCCAGCTCCAGATCCTATTTTAGCGGCAATGGATAAAATGGGAGCAGATCCCGCAACTGCTGTTTATATTGGGGACACGATCAATGATATGAAAGCCGCCCATGCAGCCGGTGCCAAGTTTGCAGGCGCCCTTTACTCTTCCGCAAATCCCGACAGTATTAAAGACGCTGATTTCCCATTAATGAAGCCGGCTGATCTCTTAGAAATTTAA
- a CDS encoding Rpn family recombination-promoting nuclease/putative transposase: protein MCKKLPENYEKALEKWEKMTITSDPMFGMVMQNKGICLELINRALPYLKATQIVQLTTQKDINVVAGWRVRYDVYVQDEDGNIIVIEIQVADRQKLPYRLRYYQEQVDHGLLLPGKDYRDLSLHPTYVIMFCDFDYFGYGWARYVFEMACTRNHQLKLGDQRTVVIFNALAKEFTKDEQPIKNFLALMRNQVDNKSKFITKIQDEIIKIKQEPERRRGFMKFELDLMDARREEREESKQKLVKFLTSQKTAPSEIVAALVNVYQMTEKTAQEYVAEHVKTPK, encoded by the coding sequence ATGTGTAAGAAATTGCCAGAGAACTATGAAAAGGCCCTCGAAAAGTGGGAAAAGATGACTATTACAAGTGATCCGATGTTCGGGATGGTTATGCAGAATAAGGGAATTTGTTTAGAATTGATTAATCGTGCATTACCCTATTTAAAGGCAACTCAGATCGTCCAGTTAACAACTCAAAAAGATATTAATGTCGTAGCTGGCTGGCGCGTCCGTTATGATGTTTATGTGCAGGATGAAGATGGCAACATTATTGTTATTGAGATTCAGGTAGCTGACCGACAGAAATTGCCTTATCGCTTGCGGTATTATCAAGAGCAAGTAGATCATGGATTACTCTTGCCGGGCAAAGATTATCGCGATTTAAGTCTTCATCCGACCTATGTGATCATGTTTTGTGATTTTGATTATTTTGGCTATGGTTGGGCCCGTTATGTGTTTGAAATGGCATGTACCCGTAATCATCAGTTGAAACTAGGCGACCAACGGACAGTTGTGATCTTTAATGCTTTGGCTAAAGAATTTACTAAAGATGAGCAGCCGATTAAGAACTTCCTTGCTTTAATGCGTAATCAAGTAGACAATAAGAGTAAGTTTATTACTAAGATTCAAGACGAGATTATTAAGATTAAGCAGGAGCCAGAGAGGAGACGAGGCTTTATGAAGTTCGAGCTTGATTTAATGGACGCACGGCGAGAAGAAAGAGAAGAGTCGAAACAAAAATTAGTTAAGTTTTTAACCAGTCAAAAGACTGCACCGTCAGAAATAGTGGCTGCCCTCGTTAATGTTTACCAAATGACGGAAAAAACAGCTCAAGAATATGTCGCAGAGCATGTAAAGACCCCAAAGTAG
- a CDS encoding APC family permease, with product MVIISNQKSVPKKLSFISIYFLGINGVIGSGTFLLPSVIYRYMNLSAVAVLLCTAITVSLIALCYADLSSRFTGSGAAWLYSYHAFGRFTGYELGIFTWFLGCCTLSAEIVALLTTLKSFLPIFNRPLIYGVAAFGLIVLFAVINFFGRGLVKLVNNVSAAAKILTLIIFIVVGVFFIHKANFSPVIPQAALKGPMPFIHHFGEAFTPIFYLFTGFSFLPIAAKQMKNPEKNIPRVLIAVMVSVTILDALMMTVAVGLSGTKLGGYSTPLANALGGALAKGLGTTIGKWGYAFIIFGMLVSIFGVAFSASFNTPSLIASMANEHGMLPKFIGKKNKHDAPWVGTLLTSILSALFATQSYLFLVSCTVLASFIQYVPSILAVIKFEHSNEYPTYGFKLPGKYLIPSFALLVSCYMVTNFTAKTLLVGTVIAILAMAAYFFIKKDRSYEEKHMKWLEDLRNRDKKEEQLNKSSVQKN from the coding sequence GTGGTCATTATCAGTAATCAAAAATCAGTACCTAAAAAGCTGTCTTTCATCTCAATTTACTTTTTAGGGATTAATGGAGTAATTGGCTCAGGAACATTTTTACTGCCATCTGTTATTTATCGGTACATGAACTTATCGGCTGTAGCAGTTTTGCTATGTACAGCAATAACCGTCTCATTGATCGCCCTATGTTATGCCGATCTTTCTAGTCGTTTTACCGGCTCAGGGGCAGCATGGCTTTATTCTTATCATGCATTTGGAAGATTCACCGGTTATGAGCTAGGAATTTTTACCTGGTTCTTAGGCTGCTGTACTCTTTCAGCGGAAATTGTTGCTTTATTAACTACCCTCAAGAGTTTTTTGCCAATCTTTAATCGGCCGCTTATCTATGGGGTTGCTGCTTTTGGCTTAATTGTACTCTTTGCGGTTATTAATTTCTTCGGCCGCGGTCTTGTTAAACTGGTTAATAATGTATCAGCGGCTGCGAAGATTCTTACGCTGATCATCTTTATTGTCGTTGGGGTCTTCTTCATCCATAAAGCTAACTTCTCACCAGTGATTCCCCAAGCAGCTTTAAAGGGACCAATGCCATTTATTCATCATTTTGGTGAAGCTTTTACCCCGATCTTTTATCTTTTTACTGGTTTTTCATTTTTACCAATTGCTGCTAAGCAAATGAAGAATCCAGAAAAGAATATTCCTCGGGTGTTAATTGCAGTCATGGTTAGTGTAACTATTTTGGATGCATTGATGATGACCGTTGCCGTTGGACTTTCCGGGACTAAATTAGGCGGGTACTCGACACCACTAGCTAATGCGTTGGGAGGTGCCCTTGCGAAGGGACTCGGAACCACTATTGGTAAGTGGGGATATGCCTTTATTATTTTTGGGATGCTTGTAAGTATCTTTGGGGTTGCCTTTTCAGCTTCGTTTAACACGCCATCGTTAATTGCTTCAATGGCCAATGAGCACGGGATGTTGCCAAAGTTTATTGGGAAGAAGAATAAGCATGATGCCCCATGGGTCGGAACTTTATTAACATCCATCCTTTCTGCTTTATTCGCTACCCAGAGTTATCTCTTCTTGGTTAGTTGTACAGTCTTGGCCTCATTCATTCAATATGTTCCCTCGATTCTTGCCGTCATTAAATTTGAACATAGTAACGAATATCCAACATACGGTTTCAAATTACCCGGGAAATATCTTATCCCCAGCTTTGCATTATTAGTTTCTTGTTATATGGTTACCAATTTTACGGCTAAGACCCTGCTTGTCGGAACTGTCATCGCCATTCTTGCCATGGCGGCATACTTCTTTATCAAGAAAGATCGTAGTTATGAAGAAAAGCATATGAAATGGCTTGAGGATTTAAGAAATCGGGATAAGAAAGAAGAGCAACTTAATAAGTCATCGGTCCAGAAAAATTAA
- a CDS encoding DNA starvation/stationary phase protection protein, with product MKYQETKETLNQLVADLSQMAMIIHQTHWYMRGTNFLKLHPLMDQFMDEINDQLDVISERLLTLDGEPYSTLKEIATHTKIKDWPGNFDKTTPERLAHLVAGYRYLEDLYQHGIEVTDIEKDYSTQDIFISFKTTIEKKIWMLQAELDQAPEINN from the coding sequence ATGAAATATCAAGAAACCAAAGAAACACTTAATCAATTAGTTGCTGATCTGAGTCAAATGGCAATGATAATTCATCAAACTCACTGGTATATGCGTGGCACTAACTTTCTAAAGCTTCACCCATTAATGGACCAATTTATGGATGAAATCAACGATCAACTTGATGTAATATCTGAACGATTATTAACTCTCGACGGTGAACCTTATTCGACCCTTAAAGAAATCGCAACCCATACGAAAATTAAAGACTGGCCAGGAAACTTTGATAAAACAACGCCAGAACGACTTGCACATTTAGTCGCCGGTTATCGTTATCTTGAGGACCTTTATCAGCATGGAATTGAAGTGACTGATATTGAAAAAGATTATTCTACCCAAGATATCTTCATCAGTTTTAAGACGACAATTGAAAAGAAAATCTGGATGCTGCAAGCAGAATTAGATCAGGCACCAGAAATTAATAATTAA